GAAGCATTGTCTGTCACAATTACTTCAATTTCTTTATAACTCTGCCGCAAAGCGCTATCGATCGCCCTCACTACACTATCCTTTCGATTGTAAACAGGAATCACGATAGACACCACAGGTCTCGACATAATACCATCCTTACCAGGCTCACTTTTCTACACTTCCTAAAGCAAAAACAATCATACAACTTTCACATACTTGCCCAACCCCATGAAAATCGCAATCCTCTCCCGCTGGCTCTGGCAAGAATACTCCCGCGCCGGACAACGCTGGGAAGGCACGCTAATTGATCTCCTCCTCGCCCTCCAGCAACGCGGTCATCAAATCTTTGCTCTATCCCAAAGTCATGACTTTCTCGGGCAGCCCCTAAAAAAAATATGCTCTGTGCCCAATGCGCCTTTCGACCTTTGGCTCGTCCCACTAAAAAATCGTCACCACCACTGGAGCATAATAGATAAGCTCGCAAAACCTTTCGTCTCTGAACGAAAAGCCTTCACCGATGCCCACTGGCTTAAACAGTGGATCCAATCCATTCCCAAGCCCGACCTGCTGTGGATCTACGGAGAGAAAAGCGACGCCATCCCATACTTCCTGTCAAAAACCATACTGCGAGCGCCACTGCCTCCAGCCTGCCTTCAAATCAATGCATTTCCATGCCACGTCACTCCACAAAAGATCACTTTCGAAAAACGCAATTTTTTCTATTCAGTCTGGAATCAAGCCACTTGCCTGGCCGTCAACTCGTCCTTATCTGAAAAAATCCTCTCCACCCAATATCGCATCCCTCAAAAAAAAATGCTTCGTTATCGTGTGAACTTAACTCATCGTCACCTCGCGCTTTCGGCTACACCTCGCACCACGGCAGCTTCCTCGAACACACTCCTATACATTGGCGGCCTCAGTCCACTCAAGGCACCTGACCTAGTGATGGAGGTCATCGAACGACACAAGGCCAGCTTTCAGAATTGGCATTTGCGTTTTCGGTGCATCATGCCGACGACTGAAGGCCTCACGCCTTTTGCCAGCTCTGTTCTTGAACGAGCTAAAATTCTCGAATCTCAAGGACTCGTTCAGATTGATTCTCGACTTGATCCAGAGAGCATTGCCCAAGCAATACAGTCAGCCTCCTTAATTATCGTGCCGTCTCGCATCGAGACGTTTTCTCGTGTCGCTCTTGAAGCGCTATTGAATGCGCGACCCGTTATCATCTCCTCTCAAGCAGGCGCCGCTGAAGTGATCGAGATGTCCCAAGCTGGGCTTGTCTTTTCAAGCGGCTCAAGCGACGCCCTGTTTCAGGCGATTACGACGTGGCAGCAGCAACGCACAACTTTTGAAACGCGCGCTCTTCATGCTTCGAAACTGGTAGCTGCGGAGTATCACCCTCTCTCCTGCGCTGAAATTTGGGAAGAAATTTTTACGAAAACAACTTCCTCCATAAGCTCCGAATCAAAATTTTAAGCCGCCACAGCGTCAACCCACCAGCTTTGCGAAGGCTGATCCATAGCCAATGTAGAGCCGCGCGGTGATCACCACGTTTATGAAAGATGCGAATTTTTTTATCAGCATACGCTTTCAAAAACGATTTTGCTGAAAAACAGCGAAACGTCAGTGCAGAAGGGAAAATGCTTTCTTTGGAAAAGGCTGAGGGCAACTCAGAATAAAATGTTTCCGGAGCACGTGCGCGCTCTAGCAAAGCTCGATAAATTGTCGCCGCCTCAGCATGAAATCCACTCCCTTGTGAGATGCTCTTTGACTGAGGATGCTTCCGAAACCGCGCCAATGCTTGTGGAATCAACGCTATCCCTTCATGGCCGTATTCACAGAGGTAACGCACCCACAGATGCCAATCCATCACGTAGTGAAGCGCTGGATGGATGCCGCCCAAGGCTCGAACGGTCTCCGTTTTCCAAAAGGTGCTGGGTTGACAGAAAACGCCAACCGCTATGCTGTGTGATGGATCACTTCGTAGCTGTAAACGGATCGGGTTTAATTTTTCTGGTTGCCCCTCCTCAAATTCCTCAGTGATCCCAGAGAAAATCCGCGCCTCGGGAAAACGCTGATACGTTTCGTGCAGGGATAAAAGCGCATCGGGAAGTAAGTAGTCATCGCTGTTTATCCAGTTCCAAAGGAGTCCGTGGGAACGTTTTAAGCCTTTTTCAAGCGCATCGGATTGGCCGCGATCGGGCTCTGAAATGACGTGCAGACGCGGGTCAGAGCGATAGTCGCTCAAGATTTGCAGAGTGTCATCCGTGCTAGCGCCATCTATGACCCAGTATTCAAAATGCGGATAAGATTGTGAGAGGACGGATTCAATAGTCTGGCGTATAGTCCTGCCTTGGTTGTAAGTAGGGGTGACGAGTGTGACGAAAGGCGTTTCAATGCTAAAGTCGAGCGACATTCTTGTTATTCTGGGTCTCCTTAGCGATGAGGGAAAGCGGTTTTCTTTTGTATGGGGGAGATTGACGCATGCTAGGTTGTGGGGTAGAAATCATGATCTTATCAATGACGGCGACCGTAGCTCAGTTGGTTAGAGCTCCAGATTGTGGATCTGGCTGTCGCGGGTTCAAGTCCCGTCGGTCGCCCCACCCTACTACCTGTGGCGGGAAACAAAATGCTGGAACGGACGGAGCTCGGCGACAATAAAGACCTCCGTAGCGAGATAAAGCCTGGACATGAGTTTCAGGTGACAATTGAAAATCTATCCAACGACGGGTCAGGAATTGCGCGGCATGCGGGCTTTGTGTTGTTTGTGCCATATACCATTCCAGGAGAGTGTGCAAAGGTGCGCGTTACAAAGGTGCACCGCAATTACGCAGAGGCTGAATTGCTAGCTATTACCCACCCATCTGAAGATCGGACGCAACCTGTCTGCTCATATTTTCAGCGATGCGGAGGTTGCCAATATCAACACCTTCGTTACGAGGCTCAGCTCTATTACAAGCGAAACCAGGTAGTGGAATTACTCGAGCGACTGGGCGGAATCCAGAAGGCCTCTGAAAAAGTCGCTGCGACCATCCCCTCGCCTGCCATCTACGGCTATCGCAATAAGATCACTCCACATTTTAATCGTTCCAAACGACAGGCGGCAGATGCGCCTCCGGCTTTAGGTTTTTTGAAAAGGGGCAGCCGTCATGAGATTGTGGATATTGAGTCATGTGCGATTGCAACAGATGCTGTGAATGCAGGCCTGGCTGAATTGAGGCAGCAATTTTTGAAAAATTGGCGAGATTATCGCCGTGGCGCGACTTTACTGATTCGGGAGTCGGATGAGGGCGTGGTGACGGATTCGCGCAGGACGGTGAGTCAAACGGTGTGCGGCATTCGATTGCAGTTTCCGGCTGGCGATTTTTTTCAAAACAATCGTTCGATTCTAAACTCTTTCGTAGAATATGTTGTGCAGGAAGCTAAAGGTGCAGATTATCTCGTGGATGCGTATTGTGGGTCGGGGCTTTTTGCGTTGTGCGGTGCAAAATATTTCAAGCAGGTCTTCGGGGTGGAGATCAGTCCTCAGGCTGTTGAGAGAGCGCGAGAGAATGCGCGGATTAATGGGATTAGCCACGTGGAATTTCGTTTGGGCGATGCGGCTTCGCTATTTCGGGCTTTAGAGATCGATGGAGCCAATGCTGCTATGATTATCGATCCGCCGCGACGAGGGTGTGATGAGGCGTTTCTGGCTCAGGCGATAGCTTTTTCGGCTAGACGTGTGGTCTATGTGTCGTGTTATCCGCCGACTCAAATACGAGATATGAGAAGTTTTTTGGAAAACGGGTATGAACTGGTGCGGATTACGCCGTTTGATCTCTTTCCGCAAACAAAGCATGTCGAGACGGTGATGACGCTGGATCGGAAGAAAACAGAATGAATTTGTAGTATGGTATGACGCCCACTGACGAAAGTTGGGAGTTAGAAGGCTTGCTGTTATGATGTTATCGCTAGATGCCTGTGAACTGGCGTCCGCTTAGTTAATGGCTTACGAAGTTTTTCATGCGCGACCTTTTTTAGCCCCTGCTGATTGAGCAGAAGAAGATTTGGAGGTCGTCTTAGATGGAGATGCAGCGGCTTTGGAGGAGGTGTTTGCAGGTTTTGTGGTGCTTGTTTTGCTGGTAGATGAGGATTTGTTGGTCTTAGTTTTACTCGGAGCTTCGAGTGGATGCGAAAGTGCAAATTCTGCGACGTGCATCCAGTGGGATTCGCCTTCTTTGCGGAAGTAGTCGGTGTCGCGGAGGATGCCACGATTTTTGAAGGTATGGAATTCTTCGAGTGTGAAGGGGCCGAATTCAACAAAAGCCCGGCTCATGTGGATATTGGCAGTGCTCATAGTGGATATAATTTTACATGATTTGAAAAAATTTTGTAGTGAATTTTTGGAATTTAACTGGGTGTCGACGAATAAAGTCTTCGGATTTGATCTACAAGATGAGTGTAGTGGTGACCGGCGGCGCTGAGTTTGTGATAGAGTTGGTGTGGGGAAGTGGCTGATGTGTGCAGGGAGAGCATCGCTTGTGCTAGTGCTGAGACGTCACCGCAAGGGTAGCTGCGGTTGGGTGGGATGACGGCGAGATCAGGGGCGCAACCACATTGATCGCTGATGATCGCAGGGCAGTCGCTGGCCATGGCTTCATTGACGACGAGTCCCCATGTCTCGCGATAGTCGCTGGGCAAGACGAGGCAGTCTGCTGCGACATAAGCTTGGGGGATTTCGGTTTGGTTTAGAAATCCGATGAAAGAGGCCTGCGGGTGGTCGTGTTTTTTTTGAGGTGTGGCTTGGGGCGACTCGGCGTCATAAGCGATGGAGCAGGTTTGTGTTAATGTTTTTTTGAGCGGTCCTGTGCCGCAAAAAAGGAGATGAATTGGGCGCGATGGGTTTTGTCGCATGCAGAGTCGTGCGGCAGCGATGAGATCGGTAGGACGTTTTTTGGGGATGAGTTTTCCGCAGAATAGGGCGCAGTAGGCGTGGGGGGGAATGTGCCAGCGCTGACGAATTTCGAGGCGGATCGGGCGCAGGGTTTGAGATTGGGCGTGAAAACGGTCGTTATCGACGCTGTAGGGGAAACGAACTAGGCGTGAGTCGGAGATAGAGAAGCTTTTGTAGAAGGCGTGGTTGGCTGAGCCGATAACGAGGAAGGTGTCTATTTTGCGAAAGATGGGGGAGAGGAAGATTTTTTTAAGTGCGATGCGGAGGGAGGAGGGGTTTCCGAGGTTGTGATTTTCGGCTGTGAGCCATATTTTGATTTTTTGATTGTGGGCAATATGTATGGCTTCTCGCATCGGCCACGGCGCCCAACCGTGGACCCAGAGGTGGGTGACTTTTTTTTTGAGAAGGATGTCTTCAAATGAATTTCTGAAAGTGGCAGCCGAGCTATGATCTGGGCGTTCAGGGGCGTTGAGGATCGTGTAGGAATAGCCTTCGAGCATGGGGATATCCCAAGCGATGTCGCGCTGAAATTCGGGATCGAAGTAGCGGCAGGCGCCGCGAGAAGAAAGAAAGAGGACTTCAAACGGTATCGCGTTTGATTCAGCTAATTTGCCCCAGAGGGGAGCTTGATACTGAATAGGATGAGAAGTGAAGATGAGAAGCATCAGGTCGAGTGAAGCTAGGCCTTTTTTTGATTTTCGCTGGATTGATGTTTCCAGAGCTCTGCGTAGTAGCCGCCTTGGTCGAGGAGTTCAGCTCCCGTGCCGGATTCGACTAGGCGACCATCTCTTAAGACGTGGATGCAATCCGCTAAGTGGTGGATAGTGGTGAGGCGGTGAGTTACGATGATCGTGGTCTGGCGGCCGAGAAGTTGTTGGATGGTCTTCATGATTTCGGCTTCAGTAGCGGGATCGAGAGCGCTAGTGGGTTCATCGAGAAGGAGGATAGGGGCTTGTTTGAGGAAGGCGCGTGCGATGCCGATGCGTTGACGCTGGCCACCGCTGAGTCGGATGCCGCGCTCGCCGACTTGTGTTTGGAAGCCTTCAGGGAGGCTTTTTATGAAATCGAGAATTTGAGCAGCTTGAGCGGCTGCTTCGATTTCTTTTGAGGTAGCGCCAAGTTTTCCGTAAGCGATGTTTTCGTAAATCGTGCCACTGAGAAGAATGGTGTCTTGCAACACGACGCTGATTTGATTGCGAAGGGAGCGTTTGGTTACCGTGCGTATATCATGGCCGTCAATTAAGAGGCGTCCTTCCTGCGGGTCGTAAAATCTGGGCAAGAGGGAGAGGATTGTGGTTTTGCCTGCACCTGTGCCGC
This genomic window from Candidatus Methylacidiphilales bacterium contains:
- a CDS encoding glycosyltransferase family 4 protein, with translation MLLIFTSHPIQYQAPLWGKLAESNAIPFEVLFLSSRGACRYFDPEFQRDIAWDIPMLEGYSYTILNAPERPDHSSAATFRNSFEDILLKKKVTHLWVHGWAPWPMREAIHIAHNQKIKIWLTAENHNLGNPSSLRIALKKIFLSPIFRKIDTFLVIGSANHAFYKSFSISDSRLVRFPYSVDNDRFHAQSQTLRPIRLEIRQRWHIPPHAYCALFCGKLIPKKRPTDLIAAARLCMRQNPSRPIHLLFCGTGPLKKTLTQTCSIAYDAESPQATPQKKHDHPQASFIGFLNQTEIPQAYVAADCLVLPSDYRETWGLVVNEAMASDCPAIISDQCGCAPDLAVIPPNRSYPCGDVSALAQAMLSLHTSATSPHQLYHKLSAAGHHYTHLVDQIRRLYSSTPS
- a CDS encoding glycosyltransferase, with protein sequence MSLDFSIETPFVTLVTPTYNQGRTIRQTIESVLSQSYPHFEYWVIDGASTDDTLQILSDYRSDPRLHVISEPDRGQSDALEKGLKRSHGLLWNWINSDDYLLPDALLSLHETYQRFPEARIFSGITEEFEEGQPEKLNPIRLQLRSDPSHSIAVGVFCQPSTFWKTETVRALGGIHPALHYVMDWHLWVRYLCEYGHEGIALIPQALARFRKHPQSKSISQGSGFHAEAATIYRALLERARAPETFYSELPSAFSKESIFPSALTFRCFSAKSFLKAYADKKIRIFHKRGDHRAALHWLWISLRKAGGLTLWRLKILIRSLWRKLFS
- a CDS encoding DUF4339 domain-containing protein, which encodes MSTANIHMSRAFVEFGPFTLEEFHTFKNRGILRDTDYFRKEGESHWMHVAEFALSHPLEAPSKTKTNKSSSTSKTSTTKPANTSSKAAASPSKTTSKSSSAQSAGAKKGRA
- a CDS encoding class I SAM-dependent RNA methyltransferase — translated: MAGNKMLERTELGDNKDLRSEIKPGHEFQVTIENLSNDGSGIARHAGFVLFVPYTIPGECAKVRVTKVHRNYAEAELLAITHPSEDRTQPVCSYFQRCGGCQYQHLRYEAQLYYKRNQVVELLERLGGIQKASEKVAATIPSPAIYGYRNKITPHFNRSKRQAADAPPALGFLKRGSRHEIVDIESCAIATDAVNAGLAELRQQFLKNWRDYRRGATLLIRESDEGVVTDSRRTVSQTVCGIRLQFPAGDFFQNNRSILNSFVEYVVQEAKGADYLVDAYCGSGLFALCGAKYFKQVFGVEISPQAVERARENARINGISHVEFRLGDAASLFRALEIDGANAAMIIDPPRRGCDEAFLAQAIAFSARRVVYVSCYPPTQIRDMRSFLENGYELVRITPFDLFPQTKHVETVMTLDRKKTE
- a CDS encoding glycosyltransferase family 4 protein; translated protein: MKIAILSRWLWQEYSRAGQRWEGTLIDLLLALQQRGHQIFALSQSHDFLGQPLKKICSVPNAPFDLWLVPLKNRHHHWSIIDKLAKPFVSERKAFTDAHWLKQWIQSIPKPDLLWIYGEKSDAIPYFLSKTILRAPLPPACLQINAFPCHVTPQKITFEKRNFFYSVWNQATCLAVNSSLSEKILSTQYRIPQKKMLRYRVNLTHRHLALSATPRTTAASSNTLLYIGGLSPLKAPDLVMEVIERHKASFQNWHLRFRCIMPTTEGLTPFASSVLERAKILESQGLVQIDSRLDPESIAQAIQSASLIIVPSRIETFSRVALEALLNARPVIISSQAGAAEVIEMSQAGLVFSSGSSDALFQAITTWQQQRTTFETRALHASKLVAAEYHPLSCAEIWEEIFTKTTSSISSESKF